The following coding sequences are from one Pseudonocardia sp. HH130630-07 window:
- the nikE gene encoding nickel ABC transporter ATP-binding protein NikE, with protein MAVVGESGSGKSTLAHAVLGLLPGTGTVTAGTVALGDRELTGLPEAAYRTVRGSRIGLVPQDPGVALNPVQRIGAQVAEVLRTHGLADRRSAPDRAVALLGRAGLPDPAVRAGQFPHELSGGMRQRVLIAIAIAADPALIVADEPTSALDATVARRILDHLDTLRRDLGTAVLLVTHDLAVATDRADRIVVVRDGRVVEQGTPAELLAGAGEEYTRELLTAAPGLAAVAPVPPPSALPAATPVAEVRDLVKEFPLPRRRGEWRRRTRRAVDGVSFTVAPGETLALVGESGSGKSTTARLLLRLEDPTSGRVLLDGADVTAVRGEAWRALRRRAQLIYQNPYASLDPRFAVRDIVTEPLRAFGAGTAAEQTARAAELVDRVALPAGVLDRRPAELSGGQRQRVAIARALALSPALVVCDEPVSALDVSVQARVLELLAELQRRDGLSYLFISHDLAVVRQVAHRTGVLHDGRLRELRPTAELFADPHDDHTRELLAAIAGRRARSGT; from the coding sequence GTGGCCGTCGTCGGCGAGTCCGGTTCGGGCAAGTCGACGCTCGCCCATGCGGTGCTGGGGCTGCTCCCGGGCACCGGGACCGTCACGGCCGGCACGGTCGCGCTGGGCGATCGGGAGCTGACCGGGCTGCCGGAGGCGGCGTACCGCACCGTCCGGGGCTCGCGGATCGGGCTCGTCCCGCAGGATCCGGGTGTCGCGCTGAACCCGGTGCAGCGGATCGGGGCGCAGGTCGCCGAGGTCCTGCGGACGCACGGGCTCGCCGATCGCCGCTCGGCGCCGGACCGCGCGGTCGCGCTGCTCGGCCGCGCCGGCCTGCCGGATCCGGCCGTCCGGGCCGGGCAGTTCCCGCACGAGCTGTCCGGCGGGATGCGGCAGCGGGTGCTCATCGCGATCGCGATCGCCGCCGATCCGGCGCTGATCGTCGCGGACGAGCCGACGAGCGCGCTCGACGCCACCGTGGCCCGGCGGATCCTCGACCATCTCGACACGCTGCGCCGCGACCTCGGCACCGCCGTCCTGCTCGTCACCCACGACCTGGCCGTGGCCACCGACCGGGCGGACCGGATCGTCGTCGTGCGGGACGGGCGGGTCGTCGAGCAGGGCACCCCGGCGGAGCTGCTGGCCGGAGCGGGCGAGGAGTACACCCGCGAGCTGCTCACCGCCGCGCCGGGACTCGCCGCCGTCGCACCCGTTCCGCCGCCGTCGGCCCTTCCGGCCGCGACCCCGGTCGCCGAGGTGCGCGACCTGGTCAAGGAGTTCCCGTTGCCCCGGCGCCGGGGTGAGTGGCGGCGCCGGACGCGTCGCGCCGTGGACGGCGTCTCGTTCACCGTCGCCCCCGGCGAGACGCTCGCCCTGGTCGGAGAGTCCGGATCCGGCAAGTCCACCACCGCCCGGCTGCTGCTGCGGCTGGAGGACCCGACCTCGGGCCGGGTCCTGCTCGACGGAGCGGACGTGACGGCGGTGCGCGGCGAGGCGTGGCGGGCGCTGCGGCGCCGCGCGCAGCTGATCTACCAGAACCCGTACGCCTCGCTGGACCCGCGGTTCGCGGTGCGCGACATCGTGACCGAGCCGCTGCGCGCGTTCGGCGCCGGTACGGCGGCGGAGCAGACGGCCCGGGCCGCCGAGCTGGTCGACCGGGTCGCGCTGCCGGCCGGGGTGCTCGACCGGCGGCCGGCGGAGCTGTCCGGCGGGCAACGGCAGCGGGTCGCGATCGCCCGCGCGCTGGCGCTGTCCCCGGCACTGGTCGTGTGTGACGAACCGGTGTCGGCGCTCGACGTGTCCGTGCAGGCCAGGGTGTTGGAGCTGCTGGCCGAGCTGCAGCGCCGCGACGGTCTGTCCTACCTGTTCATCTCGCACGACCTCGCCGTCGTCCGGCAGGTCGCGCACCGGACCGGTGTGCTGCACGACGGCCGGTTGCGGGAGCT
- a CDS encoding ABC transporter permease has product MTLLDRAVPEPATGAGSTGRTGRAGRRAGPARLGRFLRVRPGLVTAVAVLFLVLVAAVAPSVLAPGDPAVGDTAVRMAPPGPGHWFGTDHLGRDIWTRVVHGTALSVQATVIAVAVALVVGGAIGLLAGFAGGWVDEVLMRGVDVLLAIPAILLSLALITALGFGTVKVAIAVGVAGVASFARVMRAETLRVRRSVYVEAARAVGTRWYTSLLRHVLPNAIGPVAVLAVLEFGLAILAVSALSFLGYGAPPPAPEWGSLVADGRNYLAVAWWICAMPGLVIAATVLSVNRVSRALDGEWGRSV; this is encoded by the coding sequence ATGACCCTGCTGGACCGGGCCGTGCCCGAACCTGCGACCGGTGCCGGCTCCACCGGTCGTACGGGACGAGCCGGGCGGCGCGCCGGCCCGGCCCGGCTCGGCCGGTTCCTCCGGGTCCGGCCCGGCCTGGTCACCGCCGTTGCCGTGCTGTTCCTGGTGCTCGTCGCCGCGGTCGCGCCGTCGGTACTCGCCCCGGGGGACCCGGCGGTCGGTGACACCGCGGTGCGGATGGCGCCGCCCGGGCCCGGCCACTGGTTCGGCACCGACCACCTGGGCCGCGACATCTGGACCAGGGTGGTGCACGGGACCGCGCTGTCGGTGCAGGCCACGGTGATCGCGGTCGCCGTCGCGCTCGTCGTCGGGGGTGCGATCGGGCTGCTCGCCGGGTTCGCCGGCGGCTGGGTCGACGAGGTCCTCATGCGCGGTGTCGACGTGCTGCTCGCGATCCCGGCGATCCTGCTGTCGCTGGCCCTGATCACCGCGCTCGGGTTCGGCACGGTGAAGGTGGCGATCGCGGTCGGGGTGGCCGGCGTGGCGAGCTTCGCCCGGGTGATGCGGGCGGAGACGTTGCGGGTGCGGCGCTCGGTCTACGTCGAGGCGGCCCGGGCGGTCGGGACCCGCTGGTACACCTCGCTGCTGCGGCACGTGCTGCCGAACGCGATCGGGCCGGTCGCGGTGCTCGCCGTGCTCGAGTTCGGACTCGCGATCCTCGCCGTCTCGGCCCTGTCGTTCCTCGGGTACGGGGCCCCGCCACCGGCGCCGGAGTGGGGGTCGCTGGTCGCCGACGGCCGCAACTACCTGGCCGTCGCCTGGTGGATCTGCGCGATGCCCGGGCTGGTCATCGCAGCCACCGTGCTGTCGGTGAACCGTGTCTCCCGGGCCCTGGACGGCGAGTGGGGGCGGTCGGTGTGA